The following are from one region of the Mycolicibacterium helvum genome:
- the pyrF gene encoding orotidine-5'-phosphate decarboxylase, which translates to MTEPGFGTRLAAAVADRGPLCLGIDPHPELLRAWDLPVSADGLARFSEICVRAYAGFAIVKPQVAFFEAYGSAGFAVLENTMAALREAGVLVLADAKRGDIGSTMAAYAQAWAGTGPLAADAVTASPYLGFGSLQPLLDLAAANGRGVFVLAATSNPEGASVQRAIAGERTVAQSVVDDAAAVNRAGLPDPGSVGVVVGATLDVVPDLGDLSGPVLVPGVGAQGGRPETLGGLGGARPGQLLPAVSREVLRAGPDVAAVRAAGEKLLDELAYLA; encoded by the coding sequence ATGACTGAGCCCGGCTTCGGCACCCGGCTGGCCGCCGCGGTCGCCGATCGCGGGCCGCTGTGCCTCGGTATCGATCCACACCCGGAATTGCTGCGGGCCTGGGACCTGCCGGTCAGCGCGGACGGCCTGGCCCGGTTCAGCGAGATCTGCGTGCGGGCGTACGCCGGGTTTGCGATCGTCAAGCCGCAGGTGGCGTTTTTCGAGGCGTACGGTTCAGCGGGTTTCGCGGTGCTGGAGAACACCATGGCCGCACTGCGGGAGGCCGGGGTGTTGGTGCTTGCCGACGCCAAGCGGGGCGACATCGGTTCGACGATGGCCGCCTACGCGCAGGCCTGGGCCGGGACCGGGCCGCTGGCCGCCGACGCCGTCACCGCGTCCCCGTATCTCGGATTCGGTTCACTGCAGCCACTTTTGGACCTGGCCGCCGCCAATGGGCGCGGGGTGTTCGTCTTGGCCGCGACGTCGAACCCAGAAGGCGCGTCAGTGCAGCGGGCCATCGCCGGCGAGCGCACCGTGGCGCAATCCGTCGTCGATGACGCCGCCGCGGTCAATCGGGCGGGATTACCTGACCCGGGTTCGGTTGGCGTGGTTGTCGGCGCCACGCTGGATGTGGTGCCCGATCTCGGCGACCTGAGCGGGCCGGTCCTTGTGCCCGGAGTGGGCGCCCAGGGCGGACGCCCCGAAACGCTCGGCGGGCTCGGGGGCGCCCGACCCGGTCAGCTGCTGCCCGCGGTGTCGCGCGAGGTCTTGCGCGCCGGACCCGATGTCGCCGCTGTGCGGGCGGCGGGGGAGAAGCTGCTCGACGAGCTCGCCTACCTCGCCTAA
- the coaBC gene encoding bifunctional phosphopantothenoylcysteine decarboxylase/phosphopantothenate--cysteine ligase CoaBC codes for MNRKRIIVGVAGGIAAYKACSVVRQLSEAGHDVRVVPTESALRFVGAATFEALSGHPVRTGVFSDVDEVPHVRLGQEADLVVVAPATADLLARAVAGRADDLLTATLLTARCPLLFVPAMHTEMWLHPATVQNVATLRSRGAVVLEPASGRLTGADTGPGRLPEPEEITTFAELLLARSDAMPYDLSGVKVLVSAGGTRESIDPVRFIGNRSSGKQGYAVARVAAQRGADVTLIAGNTAGLAEPAGVEVLNITSAAQLHEAVTKHAPDAHVLVMAAAVADFRPAHVETNKIKKKPDVVDAPAIELVRTDDVLAGAVRQRADGQLPNMRAIVGFAAETGDAEGDVLFHARAKLARKGCDLLVVNAVGEGRAFEVDSNDGWLLGADGTESALEHGSKTLMASRIVDAIATLLRREA; via the coding sequence ATGAACCGCAAGCGGATCATCGTCGGCGTGGCCGGAGGCATCGCCGCCTACAAGGCGTGCTCGGTGGTCCGTCAGCTCAGCGAGGCCGGGCACGACGTCCGCGTCGTGCCCACCGAGTCGGCACTGCGGTTCGTCGGCGCCGCGACGTTTGAGGCGTTGTCGGGGCATCCGGTCCGCACCGGCGTCTTCTCCGATGTCGACGAAGTCCCGCACGTCCGGCTCGGGCAGGAAGCTGACCTCGTCGTCGTCGCACCGGCCACCGCGGACCTGCTGGCCCGCGCCGTCGCCGGCCGCGCTGACGACCTGCTGACCGCGACCTTGCTGACGGCCCGCTGCCCGCTGCTGTTCGTCCCGGCCATGCACACCGAGATGTGGTTGCACCCGGCCACCGTCCAGAACGTGGCGACGTTGCGCAGCCGTGGCGCGGTCGTGCTCGAACCCGCCTCAGGACGGCTTACCGGCGCCGACACCGGCCCGGGGCGGCTGCCCGAGCCCGAGGAGATCACCACCTTCGCTGAGCTGCTGCTGGCCCGCTCCGACGCAATGCCGTACGACCTGAGCGGCGTCAAGGTGCTGGTGAGCGCCGGCGGCACGCGCGAGTCCATCGATCCGGTCCGCTTCATCGGCAACCGCAGCTCCGGCAAGCAGGGCTACGCGGTCGCCAGGGTGGCCGCCCAGCGCGGCGCCGACGTCACGCTGATCGCCGGTAACACCGCCGGACTGGCCGAGCCCGCCGGCGTGGAGGTCCTGAACATCACCTCGGCAGCCCAGCTGCACGAGGCGGTGACCAAACACGCGCCGGACGCCCACGTCCTCGTTATGGCCGCTGCCGTCGCCGACTTCCGGCCGGCCCACGTGGAGACCAACAAGATCAAGAAGAAGCCCGACGTGGTGGATGCACCGGCCATCGAGTTGGTTCGTACCGACGATGTGCTGGCCGGGGCGGTGCGCCAGCGTGCCGACGGGCAGCTGCCCAATATGCGGGCGATCGTGGGGTTCGCCGCCGAGACCGGTGACGCAGAAGGTGATGTGCTCTTTCACGCCCGAGCGAAGCTGGCGCGCAAGGGTTGCGATCTGCTCGTCGTCAACGCCGTCGGTGAGGGACGCGCTTTCGAGGTGGACAGCAACGACGGTTGGCTGCTGGGCGCCGACGGCACTGAATCTGCATTGGAGCACGGCTCGAAGACGCTGATGGCAAGTCGTATCGTGGACGCAATTGCCACGCTCCTGCGGCGCGAGGCCTAG
- the carB gene encoding carbamoyl-phosphate synthase large subunit — protein sequence MPRRTDLNHVLVIGSGPIVIGQACEFDYSGTQACRVLRAEGLTVSLVNSNPATIMTDPEYADYTYVEPITSAFVEKVIAQQAARGNRIDAVLATLGGQTALNTAVALHNDGVLERYGVEMIGADFDAIQRGEDRQKFKDIVAKVGGESAKSAVCYTMAEVRETVTELGLPVVVRPSFTMGGLGSGMAHSLEDVERMAGDGLAASPSANVLIEESIYGWKEYELELMRDHHDNVVVVCSIENVDPMGVHTGDSVTVAPAMTLTDREYQKMRDLGIAILREVGVDTGGCNIQFAVDPKDGRLIVIEMNPRVSRSSALASKATGFPIAKIAAKLAIGYTLDEIVNDITKETPACFEPTLDYVVVKAPRFAFEKFPGADPTLTTTMKSVGEAMSLGRNFIEALGKVMRSLETTRTGFWTAPDDDGSVPDILDRLRTPTEGRLYDIELALRLGASVEDVAEASGVDPWFVEQIARLVALRRELIEAPVLDEDLLRRSKHNGLSDRQIAALRAELAGEAGVRALRRRLGIHPVFKTVDTCAAEFEAKTPYHYSSYELDPAAETEVAPQTDRPKVLILGSGPNRIGQGIEFDYSCVHAATTLSEAGFETVMVNCNPETVSTDYDTADRLYFEPLTFEDVLEVFHAESESGRGGPGVAGVIVQLGGQTPLGLAQRLADAGVPIVGTRPEAIDLAEDRGRFGQVLTNAGLPAPKFGTATSFEQAREIAARIGYPVLVRPSYVLGGRGMEIVYDEKTLHGYITRATQLSPEHPVLVDRFLEDAIEIDVDALCDGTEVYIGGVMEHIEEAGIHSGDSACALPPVTLGRSDIEAVRQATEAIAHGVGVVGLLNVQYALKDDVLYVLEANPRASRTVPFVSKATAIPLAKACARIMLGASISQLRAEGVLASTGDGATPSPNAPIAVKEAVLPFHRFRKADGSGIDSLLGPEMKSTGEVMGIDRDFGSAFAKSQTAAYGSLPSSGTIFVSVANRDKRSLVFPVKRLADLGFQVLATEGTAEMLRRNGIPCDVVRKHFEEPGEGRPAMSAVDAILAGDIDMVINTPYGNSGPRIDGYEIRSAAVSMNVPCITTVQGASAAVQGIEAGIRGDIDVRSLQELHATLGHE from the coding sequence ATGCCACGCCGGACCGACCTCAACCACGTTCTCGTCATCGGCTCCGGGCCGATCGTCATCGGCCAGGCCTGCGAATTCGACTATTCGGGCACCCAGGCTTGTCGGGTGCTGCGTGCCGAGGGATTGACCGTCAGCCTGGTCAACTCCAACCCTGCCACGATCATGACCGACCCCGAGTACGCCGACTACACCTACGTTGAGCCGATCACCTCGGCATTCGTCGAGAAGGTCATCGCCCAGCAGGCTGCACGCGGCAACAGAATCGACGCCGTGCTGGCCACCCTCGGTGGACAGACCGCGCTGAACACCGCTGTCGCCCTGCATAACGACGGCGTACTCGAGAGGTATGGCGTCGAGATGATCGGTGCCGACTTCGACGCCATTCAGCGCGGCGAGGACCGGCAGAAGTTCAAGGACATTGTCGCGAAAGTCGGCGGTGAGTCCGCGAAGTCGGCCGTCTGCTACACCATGGCCGAGGTTCGCGAGACTGTGACCGAGCTGGGCCTGCCCGTCGTGGTGCGCCCGTCCTTCACCATGGGCGGGTTGGGGTCGGGCATGGCACATTCGCTCGAGGACGTCGAGCGGATGGCCGGCGACGGGCTCGCGGCGTCCCCGTCGGCCAACGTGCTCATCGAGGAATCCATCTACGGCTGGAAGGAATACGAACTCGAGCTGATGCGCGACCACCACGACAACGTGGTGGTGGTGTGCTCGATCGAGAACGTCGACCCGATGGGCGTACACACCGGCGACTCGGTGACCGTGGCTCCGGCGATGACGCTCACCGACCGCGAGTACCAGAAGATGCGTGATCTGGGCATCGCGATCCTGCGTGAGGTCGGCGTGGACACCGGCGGCTGCAACATCCAGTTCGCGGTGGACCCGAAAGACGGCCGGCTCATCGTGATCGAGATGAACCCGCGGGTGTCGCGGTCCAGTGCGCTGGCCTCCAAGGCCACCGGATTCCCGATCGCCAAGATCGCCGCCAAGCTCGCGATCGGCTACACGCTCGACGAGATCGTCAACGACATCACCAAGGAGACGCCCGCCTGCTTCGAGCCGACGCTGGACTACGTGGTGGTCAAGGCGCCACGGTTCGCGTTCGAGAAGTTCCCCGGTGCCGACCCAACACTGACCACCACGATGAAGTCGGTCGGTGAGGCAATGTCGCTGGGCCGCAACTTCATCGAGGCGCTCGGTAAGGTGATGCGGTCCCTGGAGACCACCCGCACCGGGTTCTGGACCGCGCCCGACGACGACGGTTCGGTGCCGGACATCCTGGACCGGTTGCGCACCCCGACAGAGGGACGGCTCTACGATATCGAGCTGGCGCTGCGGCTGGGCGCCAGCGTCGAAGACGTCGCCGAGGCGTCCGGTGTCGACCCGTGGTTCGTCGAGCAGATCGCTCGCCTGGTGGCGTTGCGCCGGGAGTTGATCGAAGCACCCGTCCTCGATGAGGACCTGCTGCGGCGGTCCAAGCACAACGGGTTGTCCGATCGCCAGATCGCAGCGCTGCGAGCCGAATTGGCCGGCGAGGCCGGCGTGCGGGCATTACGCCGGCGGCTTGGAATCCACCCGGTCTTCAAGACCGTCGACACCTGCGCAGCCGAGTTCGAGGCCAAGACGCCGTATCACTACTCCAGCTACGAGCTCGACCCCGCCGCCGAGACCGAGGTGGCACCGCAGACCGACCGGCCGAAGGTGCTGATCCTGGGTTCGGGACCGAACCGCATCGGGCAGGGCATCGAATTCGACTACAGCTGTGTGCATGCGGCGACGACGCTGAGCGAGGCCGGGTTCGAGACCGTCATGGTCAACTGCAACCCCGAAACGGTGTCCACCGACTACGACACCGCCGACCGGCTGTACTTCGAGCCACTGACCTTCGAAGACGTCCTTGAGGTCTTTCACGCCGAATCAGAGTCCGGCCGGGGCGGTCCAGGGGTGGCCGGGGTGATCGTGCAGCTCGGTGGGCAGACCCCGCTGGGGCTGGCTCAGCGGCTGGCCGACGCCGGGGTGCCGATCGTCGGCACCAGGCCCGAAGCCATCGACCTCGCCGAGGATCGCGGCCGGTTCGGGCAGGTGCTCACGAACGCCGGGCTGCCTGCCCCGAAGTTCGGCACTGCCACCAGCTTCGAGCAAGCCCGCGAGATTGCGGCACGCATCGGCTATCCGGTTCTGGTGCGGCCGTCCTACGTGCTCGGCGGGCGCGGGATGGAGATCGTCTACGACGAAAAGACGCTGCATGGCTACATCACCCGGGCCACCCAGCTCTCACCCGAGCACCCCGTCCTGGTGGACCGGTTCCTCGAGGACGCCATCGAGATCGACGTCGACGCACTCTGCGACGGCACCGAGGTCTATATCGGTGGTGTGATGGAGCACATCGAGGAGGCCGGCATCCACTCGGGCGACTCAGCGTGTGCGCTGCCGCCGGTGACGTTGGGCCGCAGCGATATCGAGGCGGTTCGGCAGGCCACCGAGGCGATCGCCCACGGTGTCGGAGTGGTCGGGCTGCTCAATGTGCAGTATGCGCTCAAGGACGACGTGCTCTACGTGCTGGAAGCCAACCCGCGGGCCAGCCGGACCGTGCCATTCGTCTCGAAGGCCACCGCGATCCCGCTGGCCAAGGCCTGTGCGCGAATCATGCTTGGCGCCAGCATCTCCCAGCTGCGCGCCGAAGGTGTGCTGGCTTCGACCGGCGACGGAGCGACGCCATCGCCCAACGCGCCGATCGCGGTGAAGGAAGCCGTGCTGCCGTTCCACCGGTTCCGTAAGGCGGACGGCTCGGGCATCGACTCCCTGCTGGGGCCGGAGATGAAGTCCACCGGCGAGGTGATGGGCATCGACCGCGATTTCGGTAGCGCATTCGCCAAGAGCCAGACCGCGGCCTACGGTTCGTTGCCGAGTTCCGGCACGATCTTCGTCTCGGTGGCCAACCGAGACAAACGCTCGCTGGTGTTCCCGGTCAAGCGGCTGGCGGACCTGGGTTTCCAGGTGCTGGCCACCGAGGGAACCGCGGAGATGCTGCGGCGCAACGGCATTCCTTGCGACGTCGTGCGCAAGCACTTCGAGGAACCGGGCGAGGGCAGGCCCGCGATGTCCGCGGTGGATGCCATCCTCGCCGGTGACATCGACATGGTGATCAACACCCCGTATGGCAACTCGGGCCCGCGGATCGACGGCTATGAGATCCGGTCGGCCGCGGTGTCGATGAACGTCCCGTGCATCACCACCGTGCAGGGCGCCTCGGCGGCTGTTCAGGGCATTGAGGCCGGTATTCGCGGCGATATCGACGTGCGCTCGCTACAGGAACTGCACGCCACCCTGGGTCATGAGTGA
- the gmk gene encoding guanylate kinase: MVVLSGPSGVGKSTVVRCLRERVPDLHFSVSATTRARRPGEVDGVDYHFVTPEQFQQLIDRGDLLEWAEIHNGLQRSGTLAAPVADAVADGHPVLIEVDLAGAEAVKRAMPAVLTVFLAPPSWEALEERLTGRGTETPEVRARRLDTARAELAAQDRFDVVVVNSQLDSACAELVSLLVGSGNQQD; the protein is encoded by the coding sequence GTGGTGGTGCTGTCCGGGCCATCCGGGGTGGGGAAGTCGACAGTCGTCCGTTGCCTGCGCGAGCGGGTGCCCGATTTACATTTCAGCGTGTCGGCAACCACCCGGGCCCGCCGCCCGGGTGAAGTGGACGGAGTCGACTACCACTTCGTCACCCCCGAGCAATTTCAGCAGTTGATCGACCGTGGTGACTTGCTCGAATGGGCAGAGATCCACAACGGACTGCAGCGTTCTGGCACCCTGGCCGCACCGGTGGCCGACGCCGTCGCGGACGGACACCCCGTTCTGATCGAGGTAGATCTGGCCGGTGCCGAGGCCGTCAAACGGGCGATGCCCGCGGTCCTGACGGTGTTCCTGGCGCCGCCCAGCTGGGAGGCGCTCGAAGAGCGACTGACCGGCCGGGGCACCGAAACCCCGGAGGTGAGGGCGCGCCGGCTGGACACCGCACGCGCTGAGCTGGCTGCTCAGGACCGCTTCGATGTCGTCGTCGTGAACAGCCAATTGGATTCGGCCTGCGCCGAATTGGTATCCTTGCTGGTGGGCTCGGGAAATCAACAAGATTGA
- the ctaD gene encoding aa3-type cytochrome oxidase subunit I: protein MLGDIVVSEAPEAAVLHATRPFPARVGPKGNLIYKLITTTDHKLIGIMYVVTCFIFFAIAGLMALFIRAELAVPGLQFLSNEQYNQLFTMHGTAMLLFYATPIVFGFANLVLPLQIGAPDVAFPRLNALSFWLFVFGALIALSGFITPGGAADFGWTIYVPLSDALHSPGVGADLWILGVAVGGLGTILGAVNMITTIVCMRAPGMTMFRMPIFTWNIFVTSILVLVVFPLLTAAAFGLAADRRLGAHIYDPANGGIMLFQHLFWFFGHPEVYILALPFFGIVSEIFPVFSRKPIFGYTTLIYATISIAALSVAVWAHHMYVTGAVLLPFFSFMTFLIAVPTGIKFFNWIGTMWRGQLTFETPMLFSIGFLVTFLLGGLSGVLLASPPLDFHVSDTYFVVAHFHYVLFGVIVFATYAGIYFWFPKMTGRLLDERLGRLHFWLTMIGFHTTFLVQHWLGNAGMPRRYADYLPTDGFTTLNIISTVGAFILGVSMLPFVWNVFKSWRYGEVVTVDDPWGYGNSLEWATSCPPPRHNFTELPRIRSERPAFELHYPHMVERMRAEAHVGGSHQP from the coding sequence ATGTTGGGAGACATCGTGGTTTCCGAGGCGCCCGAGGCTGCCGTTCTGCACGCAACCCGCCCGTTCCCTGCCCGAGTGGGCCCCAAGGGCAACCTGATCTACAAACTGATCACGACGACCGATCACAAGTTGATCGGCATCATGTACGTGGTTACTTGCTTCATCTTCTTTGCGATCGCCGGGTTGATGGCGTTGTTCATCCGCGCCGAGCTGGCGGTGCCGGGCCTGCAGTTCCTGTCCAATGAGCAGTACAACCAGCTGTTCACCATGCACGGCACGGCGATGCTGCTGTTCTATGCGACCCCGATCGTGTTCGGGTTCGCCAACCTGGTCCTGCCGTTGCAGATCGGTGCCCCCGACGTTGCCTTCCCGCGGCTGAACGCATTGTCGTTCTGGCTCTTCGTGTTTGGGGCCCTGATCGCGCTCAGCGGGTTCATCACCCCCGGCGGTGCCGCCGACTTCGGCTGGACCATCTACGTTCCGCTGTCTGACGCCCTGCACAGCCCTGGCGTCGGCGCCGACCTGTGGATCCTGGGTGTCGCGGTCGGCGGTCTTGGCACCATCCTCGGTGCGGTCAACATGATCACCACGATCGTGTGCATGCGTGCCCCCGGTATGACGATGTTCCGGATGCCGATCTTCACCTGGAACATCTTCGTGACGTCGATCCTGGTGCTGGTGGTCTTCCCGCTGCTGACCGCCGCCGCGTTCGGGCTGGCCGCCGACCGACGCCTGGGAGCGCACATCTACGACCCGGCCAACGGCGGAATCATGCTGTTCCAGCACTTGTTCTGGTTCTTCGGCCATCCCGAGGTCTACATTCTCGCGTTGCCGTTCTTCGGGATCGTCTCCGAGATCTTCCCGGTGTTCTCCCGTAAGCCGATCTTCGGCTACACCACCCTGATCTACGCCACGATCAGCATCGCGGCGCTGTCGGTGGCCGTATGGGCCCACCACATGTATGTCACGGGCGCTGTGCTGCTGCCGTTCTTCAGCTTCATGACGTTCCTGATCGCGGTGCCCACCGGCATCAAGTTCTTCAACTGGATCGGCACCATGTGGCGAGGACAATTGACGTTCGAGACGCCAATGCTGTTCTCCATCGGTTTCCTGGTGACGTTCCTGCTCGGTGGCCTGTCCGGCGTGCTGCTGGCCAGCCCGCCGCTCGACTTCCACGTCAGTGACACGTATTTCGTTGTCGCGCACTTCCATTACGTGCTGTTCGGTGTCATCGTGTTCGCGACCTACGCCGGGATCTACTTCTGGTTCCCGAAGATGACCGGGCGGCTGCTCGACGAACGGCTGGGCAGGCTGCACTTCTGGCTCACCATGATCGGGTTCCACACCACGTTCCTGGTGCAGCACTGGCTCGGCAACGCGGGCATGCCCCGCCGCTATGCCGACTACCTACCGACCGATGGGTTCACGACGCTGAACATCATCTCCACGGTCGGGGCGTTCATTCTCGGGGTGTCGATGCTCCCCTTCGTCTGGAACGTCTTCAAGAGCTGGCGCTACGGCGAGGTCGTCACCGTCGACGATCCCTGGGGCTACGGCAACTCGCTGGAGTGGGCCACCTCCTGCCCGCCGCCGCGGCACAACTTCACCGAGCTGCCCCGGATCCGTTCAGAGCGACCCGCTTTCGAACTGCACTACCCGCACATGGTCGAACGCATGCGCGCCGAAGCCCACGTGGGCGGGTCCCACCAGCCTTAG
- the rpoZ gene encoding DNA-directed RNA polymerase subunit omega codes for MTQASSDHYDPAPGAATAYDTPLGITNPPIDELLDRVSSKYALVIYAAKRARQINDYYNQLGDGILEYVGPLVEPGLQEKPLSISLREIHGDLLEHTEGE; via the coding sequence GTGACGCAAGCCAGCTCGGATCACTACGATCCGGCCCCGGGTGCCGCAACCGCTTATGACACACCGCTGGGCATCACCAACCCGCCTATCGACGAGTTGCTGGACCGGGTGTCGAGCAAGTACGCCCTGGTCATCTACGCCGCCAAGCGCGCGCGCCAGATCAACGACTACTACAACCAGCTCGGCGACGGGATCCTCGAATACGTCGGCCCGCTGGTCGAGCCTGGTCTGCAGGAAAAGCCGCTGTCGATCTCGCTCCGCGAGATCCACGGCGATCTGCTCGAACACACTGAAGGCGAGTAG
- the metK gene encoding methionine adenosyltransferase: MSAGRLFTSESVTEGHPDKICDAISDSILDSLLADDPKSRVAVETAVTTGQVHVIGEVTTLAKEAFADINDTVRKRILEIGYDSSEKGFDGETAGVNIGIGRQSPDIAQGVDTALETRVEGGADPLDLQGAGDQGLMFGYAIKDTPELMPLPIALAHRLARRLTEVRKSGVLDYLRPDGKTQVTVQYDGTTPVRLDTVVLSTQHAAGIDLEGTLTPDIREKVVNTVLADLNHDSMDTSDFRLLVNPTGKFVLGGPMGDAGLTGRKIIVDTYGGWARHGGGAFSGKDPSKVDRSAAYAMRWVAKNVVAAGLAERVEVQVAYAIGKAAPVGLFVETFGSETVDPARIEKAITAVFDLRPGAIVRDLDLLRPIYAPTAAYGHFGRTDIDLPWERLDKVDDLKNSV; encoded by the coding sequence GTGAGCGCAGGTCGGCTGTTTACCAGTGAGTCGGTGACCGAGGGTCATCCCGACAAGATCTGCGACGCCATCAGCGATTCGATCCTGGACTCGCTGCTGGCCGATGATCCCAAGTCGCGGGTCGCGGTCGAGACCGCGGTCACCACCGGTCAGGTGCACGTCATCGGCGAGGTGACGACGTTGGCCAAGGAAGCCTTCGCCGATATCAACGACACCGTCCGCAAGCGCATCCTGGAAATCGGCTACGACTCCTCGGAGAAGGGGTTCGACGGCGAGACCGCGGGCGTCAACATCGGCATCGGCCGCCAGTCGCCCGATATCGCTCAGGGTGTGGACACCGCCCTTGAGACGCGTGTCGAGGGCGGCGCCGATCCGCTGGACCTGCAGGGCGCAGGCGACCAAGGCCTGATGTTCGGCTACGCCATCAAGGACACCCCGGAGCTCATGCCGCTGCCCATCGCGCTGGCGCACCGGCTGGCCCGCCGGTTGACCGAGGTGCGTAAGAGTGGCGTGCTGGACTACCTGCGCCCGGACGGCAAGACCCAGGTCACCGTGCAGTACGACGGCACCACCCCGGTGCGGTTGGACACCGTCGTGCTCTCCACGCAGCACGCCGCGGGCATCGACCTGGAAGGCACCCTGACCCCGGACATCCGGGAGAAGGTGGTCAACACCGTGCTGGCCGACCTCAACCACGACTCGATGGACACCTCGGACTTCCGGCTGCTGGTGAATCCCACCGGCAAGTTCGTGCTCGGTGGCCCGATGGGTGACGCCGGCCTGACCGGCCGCAAGATCATCGTCGACACGTATGGCGGCTGGGCCCGCCACGGCGGCGGTGCGTTCTCCGGTAAGGACCCGTCGAAGGTGGACCGCTCGGCGGCGTACGCGATGCGCTGGGTGGCCAAGAACGTCGTCGCCGCCGGCCTGGCGGAGCGGGTCGAGGTACAGGTCGCCTACGCCATCGGCAAGGCTGCCCCGGTCGGCTTGTTCGTCGAGACCTTCGGCTCCGAGACCGTCGACCCGGCTCGCATCGAGAAAGCCATCACCGCGGTGTTCGATCTGCGGCCCGGCGCGATCGTCCGCGACCTGGACCTGTTGCGTCCCATCTACGCGCCGACCGCCGCGTACGGCCACTTCGGCCGCACCGACATCGATCTGCCGTGGGAGCGCCTGGACAAGGTCGACGACCTGAAGAACTCGGTCTAG
- the carA gene encoding glutamine-hydrolyzing carbamoyl-phosphate synthase small subunit has product MTGKAHLILEDGRVYTGTEFGAVGETLGEAVFSTGMSGYQETLTDPSYHRQIVVATAPQIGNTGWNHEDAESRGDKIWVAGYVVRDPSPRASNWRATGTLDDELKRQHIVGIAGVDTRAVVRHLRTRGSMKAGVFSGPALADTEELVRRVRSQPAMLGADLAGEVSTPASYIVDPVGTQRFTVVALDLGIKTNTPRNFAERGIRTHVLSSSATFEQIVELKPDGVFLSNGPGDPATADHVVGVTRAVLGAEIPLFGICFGNQILGRALGRSTYKMVFGHRGINVPVIDHATGRVAVTAQNHGFALEGEAGEHFDTDFGPALVSHTCANDGVVEGIKLANGKAFSVQYHPEAAAGPHDANYLFDQFVDLMDEGKR; this is encoded by the coding sequence GTGACGGGTAAAGCCCATCTGATATTGGAGGACGGGCGGGTCTACACCGGCACCGAATTCGGTGCGGTCGGAGAGACTCTCGGCGAAGCGGTGTTCTCCACCGGGATGTCCGGTTACCAGGAGACCCTGACCGATCCGAGTTATCACCGCCAGATCGTGGTGGCCACCGCCCCGCAGATCGGCAACACCGGCTGGAACCACGAGGACGCCGAAAGCCGCGGCGACAAGATCTGGGTGGCCGGCTACGTGGTGCGCGACCCGTCGCCGCGTGCGTCCAACTGGCGGGCCACCGGAACGCTGGATGACGAGCTCAAGCGTCAGCACATCGTCGGCATCGCCGGTGTCGACACCCGCGCGGTGGTGCGCCACCTGCGCACCCGCGGTTCGATGAAGGCCGGGGTGTTCTCCGGACCTGCGCTGGCCGATACCGAGGAGCTGGTGCGCCGGGTGCGCAGCCAGCCCGCGATGCTGGGTGCTGACCTGGCCGGCGAGGTCAGCACCCCGGCGAGCTACATCGTCGATCCCGTTGGAACGCAACGGTTCACCGTGGTCGCGCTGGACCTTGGCATCAAGACCAACACGCCGCGCAACTTCGCCGAGCGTGGCATCCGCACCCACGTGCTCTCGTCGTCGGCGACCTTTGAGCAGATCGTTGAGCTGAAGCCCGACGGGGTGTTCCTGTCCAACGGCCCCGGCGACCCGGCCACCGCCGATCACGTCGTCGGGGTCACCAGAGCTGTTCTCGGGGCGGAAATCCCGCTCTTCGGAATTTGTTTCGGAAATCAGATCCTGGGCCGGGCGCTGGGCCGGTCCACGTACAAGATGGTGTTCGGTCACCGAGGCATCAATGTGCCGGTGATCGACCATGCCACCGGGCGGGTCGCGGTCACCGCACAGAACCACGGCTTCGCACTGGAAGGTGAGGCCGGCGAGCATTTCGACACCGACTTCGGCCCGGCTCTGGTCAGCCACACCTGCGCCAACGACGGCGTCGTCGAAGGCATCAAACTCGCTAACGGAAAGGCCTTTTCGGTGCAGTACCACCCGGAGGCCGCAGCCGGACCACATGACGCGAACTACCTGTTCGACCAATTCGTGGATCTGATGGACGAGGGGAAGCGCTAA
- the mihF gene encoding integration host factor, actinobacterial type — protein sequence MALPQLTDEQRAAALEKAAAARRARAELKDRLKRGGTNLKQVLKDAETDEVLGKMKVSALLEALPKVGKVKAQEIMTELEIAPTRRLRGLGDRQRKALLEKFDFTSD from the coding sequence GTGGCCCTTCCCCAGTTGACCGACGAGCAGCGTGCAGCCGCGTTGGAGAAGGCTGCTGCCGCGCGTCGCGCACGAGCTGAGCTCAAGGATCGGCTCAAGCGTGGTGGCACCAACCTCAAGCAGGTGCTCAAGGACGCTGAGACCGACGAGGTTCTCGGCAAGATGAAGGTTTCCGCACTGCTGGAAGCCCTGCCCAAGGTGGGCAAGGTCAAGGCGCAGGAAATCATGACCGAGCTGGAGATCGCCCCGACGCGCCGCCTGCGTGGCCTCGGCGATCGGCAACGCAAGGCACTGCTGGAAAAGTTCGACTTCACTTCCGACTAA